A window of the Bacteroides thetaiotaomicron VPI-5482 genome harbors these coding sequences:
- a CDS encoding FecR family protein: MMKTDIHKIKTEQAWNRLYDRLDKDHLLVEDHRMPKIPMWVRYGTVAAMVVGLVFSTLYWGFGQKEELPDFITQENQDVPTLVTTLEDGSVVFLAKETSIRYPEHFVSDKREVSLQGDAFFDVAKKQKQPFWIDTKEVKIEVLGTAFSVKSVKDTPFRLSVQRGTVRVTLKKGNKECYVKAGETVVLQSQQLLLSSTENAGELNRYLKHVCFKDESLGHILKVMNMNAGSSQIRVASPALEKRKLTVEFSNESPETVATLIAYALNLKCTRQGDTFMLTE, from the coding sequence ATGATGAAAACGGATATTCATAAAATAAAGACGGAGCAGGCTTGGAATCGGTTGTACGACCGATTGGATAAAGATCATCTGCTTGTAGAAGACCATCGGATGCCTAAAATCCCGATGTGGGTACGCTATGGCACTGTAGCGGCGATGGTGGTCGGTTTGGTTTTTAGTACTTTGTATTGGGGATTCGGTCAAAAAGAGGAATTACCTGACTTTATAACACAGGAGAATCAAGATGTTCCTACATTGGTCACGACTCTGGAAGATGGTTCTGTCGTGTTTTTGGCAAAGGAGACTTCTATCCGATATCCGGAACATTTTGTTTCCGACAAACGGGAAGTCAGTTTGCAGGGAGATGCCTTTTTTGATGTGGCAAAGAAACAGAAGCAACCTTTTTGGATTGATACAAAGGAAGTAAAGATTGAAGTATTGGGTACTGCTTTTAGTGTAAAGAGCGTCAAAGATACTCCGTTCCGTCTCTCGGTGCAACGGGGAACCGTCAGAGTAACCCTTAAAAAGGGAAATAAAGAATGTTATGTCAAAGCTGGTGAGACAGTGGTATTGCAATCACAGCAACTTTTGCTCAGTTCGACTGAAAATGCCGGAGAGTTGAATCGCTATCTGAAGCATGTCTGTTTTAAAGATGAATCTTTGGGGCATATTCTGAAAGTAATGAATATGAATGCAGGCAGTTCGCAGATACGTGTAGCTTCTCCTGCGCTTGAAAAAAGAAAGCTGACAGTTGAATTTTCCAATGAATCTCCAGAGACTGTGGCTACATTGATAGCCTATGCGCTTAATTTGAAGTGTACACGGCAGGGGGATACATTCATGCTGACAGAATAA
- a CDS encoding carboxypeptidase-like regulatory domain-containing protein codes for MRLVYRYMVILCLFFIVPDTLRADGEDVLERMISLPKMKGTVYSLLGNISQQSGYLFIYDSKVVDNDVTVKIRKGERTIRQAIYEITGDTSLEFKVIGTHILITSSSPTKQQQAKPSSVHPVNLMLTGTLLDKETGMPVASASVGVRRTSVGIVTNQEGEFRLSLPDSLQNDSVVFSHIGYVSQTLEVSVLAGRHHILSLEPKVVPLQEVVVQWVDPYKLLKEMGRQREQNYSHSPAYLTTFYREGVLLKNKVQNLTEAVFKVYKIASHSPVSDQAKLLKMSRLSNVEAKDSLLVKVKSGIQACFQMDIMKDMPSFLIPDAGDNGYLYTSQGVTFIDDRCVNVIHFAQKKEIIEPLYCGDLYIDAETNALLQARFEVDPQRVKKASEMFVERRTHGIQIIPQKVVYTISYKPWQGIYYIHHIRGDLSFKVKRRRLLSASPQMQIWFEMITCKVDTEQVTAFPRAERLPTRTIFSDLNFKYDEDFWRDFNVIPLEEELGKLIERISLKIEEIGP; via the coding sequence ATGAGGCTGGTTTATCGCTATATGGTGATTCTGTGTTTGTTCTTTATCGTACCGGATACGTTGAGAGCTGACGGAGAAGATGTGCTGGAGCGTATGATCAGCCTGCCGAAGATGAAAGGAACGGTCTATTCACTGTTAGGCAATATTTCTCAGCAGTCAGGTTATCTGTTTATCTATGACAGTAAAGTAGTAGATAATGATGTAACGGTGAAGATACGGAAAGGAGAGCGAACCATTCGTCAGGCTATTTATGAGATAACAGGAGATACCAGCCTGGAATTTAAAGTAATAGGGACTCATATTCTGATAACTTCTTCTTCACCGACCAAACAGCAACAGGCGAAACCTTCATCCGTTCACCCTGTAAATCTGATGCTTACCGGAACTTTACTGGATAAGGAAACCGGAATGCCTGTTGCTTCTGCATCCGTTGGAGTCCGGAGGACATCTGTGGGGATTGTTACTAATCAGGAAGGAGAGTTCAGACTTTCCTTACCGGATTCTTTGCAAAACGATTCGGTTGTTTTTTCTCATATAGGATATGTTTCACAAACTTTGGAAGTTTCTGTTTTGGCAGGTCGCCATCATATTCTGAGCTTGGAACCAAAGGTTGTTCCTTTACAGGAAGTAGTGGTTCAATGGGTCGATCCTTATAAGCTGCTGAAAGAAATGGGAAGGCAAAGAGAGCAGAACTATTCTCATTCTCCTGCCTACCTGACCACATTTTACCGTGAAGGAGTTTTATTGAAAAATAAGGTTCAGAATCTTACTGAAGCAGTTTTCAAAGTTTATAAGATCGCTTCGCATTCTCCCGTTTCCGATCAGGCGAAGCTGTTGAAGATGAGTCGGCTGAGTAATGTCGAAGCCAAAGACAGTCTGCTTGTAAAGGTGAAGTCCGGCATTCAGGCATGTTTTCAGATGGATATAATGAAGGATATGCCTTCATTCCTGATACCTGACGCAGGTGATAACGGTTATCTGTATACTTCGCAGGGAGTGACATTCATAGACGACCGGTGTGTGAATGTCATACACTTTGCACAAAAGAAGGAGATTATCGAGCCTCTCTATTGCGGAGATTTGTATATTGATGCCGAGACGAATGCCTTGTTACAAGCTCGTTTTGAGGTAGATCCCCAGCGTGTAAAGAAAGCGTCGGAAATGTTTGTAGAAAGGCGCACGCATGGCATTCAGATAATACCGCAAAAGGTGGTTTATACTATTTCCTACAAACCATGGCAAGGTATCTATTATATTCATCATATCCGTGGAGACCTTTCTTTCAAGGTGAAACGGCGACGGTTGCTGTCTGCTAGTCCGCAGATGCAGATCTGGTTTGAAATGATCACTTGCAAAGTGGATACGGAACAAGTGACTGCATTCCCGCGGGCAGAAAGATTACCGACGCGTACTATCTTCTCTGATCTGAATTTCAAATATGATGAAGACTTCTGGAGGGATTTTAATGTGATACCTCTGGAAGAGGAACTTGGTAAGCTGATTGAGAGAATCTCTTTGAAAATAGAAGAAATCGGCCCTTGA
- a CDS encoding RNA polymerase sigma-70 factor, which yields MLNELLILTKIKAGDIKAFEELFRCYYSPLCWYAASITGRMEVAEEIVEELFYVLWKDREQLQIFQSVKNYLYRATRNQSIQYCEHEEVKERYRESVLTASSSEQVTDPHQQMEYEELQKLINNTLEKLPERRMQIFKMHRTEGKKYAEIAVQLSLSVKTVEAEMTKTLRTLRKEIENYIQMK from the coding sequence ATGCTGAATGAACTGCTCATACTGACAAAAATAAAGGCAGGTGACATAAAAGCGTTTGAGGAACTATTTCGCTGTTACTATTCTCCCTTGTGTTGGTATGCGGCAAGCATTACCGGACGGATGGAGGTGGCTGAGGAAATTGTTGAGGAACTGTTTTATGTGCTTTGGAAGGATAGGGAACAGTTACAGATTTTCCAGTCTGTAAAAAACTACCTCTACAGGGCGACACGTAATCAGTCAATTCAATACTGTGAGCATGAAGAGGTCAAAGAGCGGTATAGAGAGTCTGTGCTGACTGCATCTTCTTCGGAACAGGTGACAGATCCTCATCAGCAGATGGAATATGAAGAACTTCAGAAGCTGATAAATAATACCCTTGAGAAATTGCCGGAACGCAGAATGCAGATATTTAAAATGCACCGGACGGAGGGAAAGAAATATGCGGAAATTGCAGTCCAGCTTTCTCTCTCCGTCAAAACGGTGGAAGCGGAAATGACGAAGACTTTACGAACTTTGCGAAAAGAAATAGAAAATTATATTCAAATGAAATGA
- a CDS encoding carboxypeptidase-like regulatory domain-containing protein — protein sequence MKKSVILLVGWLLAFLWIGSADIWAQDAGDYFTIVGMVKDKQNKRTLENVNVSVQGSNIGTVTNAEGEFALKVRKEEVPRELEISHIGYINSHVSLDKNNSSKLTVWMIPHTNQLNEVVVYANNPRTIIEKAIEKIPVNYSANRNMLTSFYRETVQKGRRYISVSEAVLDVSKTAYTNRTTDYDKLQVLKGRRLLSQKVSDTLAVKVMGGPNISVVLDIVKNKEALLEPEELNNYEFWMAESALIDNRIQYVINFRPRVLLPYALFHGKLYVDCDKLSFTRIEMNLDMQNKSKAIAAILHQKPFGLRFKPQELSFLITYKTIDGRTYLNYIRNDIRFKCDWKRRLFSTSYAVTSEMVVTDRRESPSEIIPRNKVFTSNQIFYDKVGNYWSEDFWGNYNIIAPTESLEHAVDKLKKQSN from the coding sequence ATGAAAAAGTCAGTTATACTTTTGGTTGGATGGTTATTAGCTTTTCTATGGATAGGGAGTGCTGATATATGGGCGCAGGATGCAGGAGATTATTTCACGATTGTCGGAATGGTGAAGGATAAGCAAAATAAGAGAACACTTGAAAACGTGAATGTATCTGTGCAAGGAAGTAATATCGGTACGGTGACAAATGCAGAGGGAGAGTTTGCTCTGAAAGTCAGGAAAGAAGAAGTGCCGCGAGAGTTGGAAATCTCTCACATAGGCTATATCAATAGTCATGTATCTTTAGATAAGAATAATTCTTCTAAATTGACGGTCTGGATGATACCTCATACTAACCAGTTGAATGAAGTGGTCGTTTATGCCAATAATCCGCGTACAATTATAGAAAAGGCGATTGAGAAGATTCCGGTAAATTATAGTGCCAACCGGAATATGCTTACCAGCTTCTATCGGGAGACTGTGCAGAAAGGGCGCCGTTATATCAGTGTATCGGAAGCTGTACTTGATGTGTCGAAAACAGCATACACCAATCGCACTACGGATTATGATAAACTACAGGTTCTGAAAGGACGCCGTCTGCTAAGTCAGAAAGTTAGTGATACATTGGCAGTAAAGGTTATGGGTGGTCCTAATATATCTGTAGTTTTGGATATCGTAAAGAATAAAGAGGCGCTGCTGGAACCAGAAGAATTGAACAACTATGAGTTCTGGATGGCTGAATCGGCATTGATCGATAACCGGATACAATATGTTATTAATTTCCGTCCGAGAGTTCTTTTACCATATGCGCTGTTTCATGGGAAATTGTATGTAGATTGTGATAAGCTGTCGTTTACACGTATCGAGATGAATCTGGATATGCAGAATAAATCGAAAGCAATTGCTGCTATTCTTCATCAGAAACCATTTGGACTGAGATTCAAACCGCAAGAGTTATCTTTTCTGATAACCTATAAAACGATAGATGGAAGGACTTATCTGAATTATATCCGCAATGATATTCGTTTTAAATGCGACTGGAAACGGAGGCTTTTCTCTACGAGCTATGCAGTAACCTCAGAAATGGTGGTGACAGATCGGAGGGAGAGTCCGTCCGAGATAATTCCGCGGAATAAAGTATTTACCTCCAATCAGATTTTCTATGATAAAGTCGGAAATTACTGGAGTGAAGACTTCTGGGGAAATTATAATATCATAGCACCTACGGAGTCTCTGGAACATGCTGTCGATAAATTGAAAAAGCAATCTAATTAA